A section of the Microbulbifer pacificus genome encodes:
- a CDS encoding acyl-CoA dehydrogenase family protein, translating to MIPRTLFQPEHEEFRRMVKRFLETEVVPHHERWEEQQHVDRELWYRAGELGLLCMTIPEEYGGMGGDRVYSTVLMEEQSYVGATGPGFTVHSDIVANYIYNFGTEAQKQQWLPRMASGEAVGAVAMSEPGTGSDLQAITCRAEKDGDDYVINGSKIFITNGYLADIVVVVAKTGNSGEGSRDTSLILVEADRAGFSKAQPLKKVGMKAQDTCELYFENVRVPQSNLLGEVEGQGFIQLMRELSWERLIIAILSVSGARAALKNTLEYTRDRKVFGQPVANYQNTRFKLAEMKTEIEIGQVFVDRCIEEVLEGKLAPEAAAAAKLWTSELLCRVVDEGVQLHGGYGYMLEYPIAKAYIDSRAGRIYGGTNEIMKELIARSL from the coding sequence ATGATCCCGAGAACCCTGTTCCAGCCGGAACACGAAGAATTTCGCCGCATGGTCAAACGGTTTCTGGAAACCGAAGTCGTGCCCCATCACGAGCGCTGGGAAGAACAGCAGCATGTGGACCGGGAGCTGTGGTACCGCGCCGGTGAACTCGGCCTGCTGTGTATGACCATTCCCGAAGAATACGGTGGTATGGGGGGCGATCGTGTTTACAGCACGGTTCTGATGGAAGAGCAGAGCTACGTCGGTGCCACCGGCCCGGGCTTTACCGTGCACTCGGATATCGTTGCCAACTACATCTATAACTTTGGCACCGAGGCGCAGAAGCAGCAGTGGCTGCCACGCATGGCCTCCGGCGAAGCGGTCGGCGCGGTTGCCATGAGCGAGCCGGGCACCGGCTCCGACTTGCAGGCGATCACTTGCCGTGCGGAAAAAGACGGGGATGACTATGTCATCAACGGCTCCAAGATTTTTATCACCAACGGTTATCTCGCCGATATCGTGGTGGTCGTGGCAAAAACCGGTAACAGTGGTGAGGGTTCCAGAGACACTTCGCTGATTCTGGTGGAGGCGGACCGCGCCGGCTTCAGCAAGGCCCAGCCGCTGAAAAAGGTCGGAATGAAAGCACAGGATACCTGTGAACTGTATTTCGAAAACGTTCGCGTCCCCCAGTCCAACCTGTTGGGTGAAGTGGAAGGTCAGGGCTTTATCCAGTTGATGCGCGAACTCTCCTGGGAGCGCTTGATCATTGCGATCCTTTCGGTCAGCGGCGCCCGCGCTGCACTAAAAAATACCCTGGAATACACCCGTGACCGCAAAGTGTTCGGACAGCCGGTGGCCAACTACCAGAATACCCGCTTCAAACTGGCGGAGATGAAAACCGAGATCGAGATCGGCCAGGTATTTGTCGATCGCTGTATCGAAGAGGTACTGGAAGGCAAACTCGCCCCGGAGGCGGCCGCCGCCGCCAAGTTGTGGACCTCGGAATTGCTGTGCCGGGTAGTGGATGAAGGCGTACAGCTGCACGGTGGCTATGGCTACATGCTCGAATATCCGATTGCCAAAGCCTATATCGACTCCCGCGCCGGCCGTATCTACGGTGGCACCAACGAGATTATGAAGGAACTGATCGCACGCAGTCTGTAA
- a CDS encoding AMP-binding protein: MSKIFEFAEPLEYVLRWEKEKPNEVYLTQPLAGGEVETYTWGQVTEQARRGAAYLKSLDLPAGSNIALVGKNSAHWIIADLAIWMAGHVPVPLYPTLGADACTYILEHSEAKLLFVGRLDGVSDSWNELAQVLPETLPLVCLPMSPVVRAENSVLWDQLMRDFEPLQEVILRGREALATIIYTSGTTGRPKGVMHNFRSLTAPAGCSVNLWLPDASDRMLSYLPLAHVAERVAVEIPSLLFGFQLFFNDSLETFPADLKRARPTRFFSVPRLWTKFYQAVNARIPPAKQRILFSIPFLSSKVKKKILQELGLDSVKVGLTGAAPLSAEIISWYRKLGLDLLEVFGMTENCAASHAARMGEVRPGYVGTPLDGVECRIDDTGEVLVKSPGQMMGYYKMPEETKACMTDDGFLRTGDRGELDEMGRLRITGRTKDLFKTSKGKYVAPVPIENMLGAHPGIEVICATGPGQPQPFALAVLSPGALNPSSEEDKNRFAQEFSTHLDEINQQLEDHERLNYVVIVKEPWTIESGLLTPTMKLKRNEIEERYMKFADHWRAQNQKIIWEG, translated from the coding sequence ATGAGCAAGATCTTCGAGTTCGCCGAACCACTTGAATATGTCCTGCGCTGGGAAAAGGAAAAACCCAATGAGGTCTACCTTACCCAGCCCCTCGCTGGCGGCGAAGTGGAAACCTATACCTGGGGACAGGTAACTGAGCAGGCGCGACGAGGTGCCGCCTATCTCAAATCACTCGATCTGCCAGCGGGCAGTAATATTGCACTCGTTGGAAAAAACAGTGCCCACTGGATTATTGCCGACCTAGCGATCTGGATGGCCGGACATGTGCCGGTGCCACTGTATCCAACCCTGGGTGCGGATGCCTGTACCTATATACTGGAGCACAGTGAGGCCAAGCTATTGTTCGTCGGCCGCCTCGATGGCGTGAGTGATAGCTGGAATGAACTGGCCCAGGTACTGCCTGAGACTCTGCCGCTGGTATGCCTGCCCATGTCTCCTGTGGTGCGCGCAGAAAACTCCGTTCTCTGGGATCAGCTGATGCGGGATTTTGAGCCACTGCAGGAAGTGATACTTCGCGGGCGCGAAGCGCTGGCCACCATTATCTACACATCTGGTACCACAGGACGCCCCAAAGGGGTCATGCACAACTTCCGCTCGCTGACCGCTCCGGCGGGCTGTTCGGTCAATCTGTGGTTGCCCGATGCGAGTGACCGCATGCTTTCCTACCTGCCGCTGGCCCATGTGGCCGAGCGAGTCGCAGTGGAAATACCCTCACTACTTTTTGGCTTCCAGCTGTTTTTCAACGATAGCCTGGAGACTTTTCCTGCGGACCTCAAGCGGGCGCGTCCGACACGCTTTTTCTCGGTGCCGCGGTTGTGGACCAAGTTCTACCAGGCGGTCAATGCCAGGATTCCGCCGGCGAAACAGCGAATCCTCTTTTCCATTCCGTTTCTGTCCTCAAAGGTTAAGAAAAAAATCCTGCAGGAGCTGGGACTCGACAGTGTCAAGGTGGGACTCACCGGCGCTGCGCCCTTGTCTGCGGAAATCATCAGCTGGTATCGCAAGCTCGGGCTGGATCTGCTGGAAGTCTTTGGAATGACAGAAAACTGCGCTGCGTCCCACGCGGCGCGTATGGGCGAAGTGCGTCCCGGTTATGTAGGGACACCGCTGGACGGCGTGGAGTGCCGCATTGACGACACCGGCGAGGTATTGGTGAAAAGTCCGGGCCAGATGATGGGCTATTACAAGATGCCGGAGGAGACCAAGGCCTGTATGACGGATGATGGCTTCCTCCGCACCGGGGATCGCGGCGAGCTGGATGAAATGGGGCGACTGCGTATTACCGGTCGCACCAAGGATCTGTTCAAAACTAGCAAGGGTAAATATGTAGCGCCGGTGCCCATCGAAAACATGCTGGGTGCGCACCCGGGCATCGAGGTGATCTGCGCAACCGGACCCGGACAGCCGCAGCCCTTTGCACTGGCGGTGCTATCGCCAGGTGCACTGAATCCCTCGAGCGAGGAAGACAAAAATCGATTCGCGCAGGAATTTTCAACGCATCTGGATGAGATCAACCAGCAACTGGAAGATCACGAGCGCCTCAACTATGTGGTGATCGTCAAGGAACCCTGGACCATCGAGAGTGGCCTGCTGACGCCAACCATGAAACTGAAGCGCAACGAAATCGAAGAGCGCTATATGAAATTCGCCGATCATTGGCGTGCGCAGAATCAGAAAATTATCTGGGAAGGCTGA
- a CDS encoding NAD(P)-dependent alcohol dehydrogenase — protein sequence MKIQAAVARAGAIVDIETCELSAPQQSEVLVRLEACGICHTDLLAMGGQLGTPLPAVLGHEGVGIVEALGDGVSGFSVGDRVLISFGACGGCRACREAAPAYCSSALAMNFVGRRLDGSAPMSLGRTPITSHYFAQSSFATHTIASTHNMVRLDKDLPAELMAPLACGVQTGMSAVLNVLQPSRADRVAIFGCGTVGLAAIMAAAIAGCREIIAVDLNPVRTELAMELGATASIVTRDIDLAEELKKHGALNGALDATGSIPLIETAFRALAQRGQLVCAGVSPPGRNLSIPPRELVFGGRALRGTVEGDANPKTFIPRMIEYYRAGRLPLEKLVRTYPFTSVNQALADLSTGAAIKPVLMMSDENTH from the coding sequence ATGAAAATCCAGGCCGCGGTTGCCCGCGCCGGCGCCATTGTCGATATCGAAACCTGCGAACTGTCAGCGCCGCAACAATCCGAAGTGTTGGTGCGGCTGGAGGCCTGCGGCATCTGCCACACCGATCTGCTCGCCATGGGTGGGCAGTTGGGTACACCGCTGCCAGCGGTGCTGGGGCACGAAGGCGTCGGTATTGTCGAAGCGCTGGGAGACGGTGTTTCCGGCTTTTCCGTAGGTGACCGGGTGTTGATAAGTTTCGGTGCCTGCGGTGGCTGTCGCGCCTGTCGCGAGGCCGCGCCCGCCTATTGCAGTTCGGCGCTGGCGATGAATTTTGTCGGCCGTCGCCTCGACGGCAGCGCGCCCATGTCGCTCGGCAGGACGCCCATTACCAGCCACTATTTTGCCCAGTCTTCCTTTGCTACCCATACGATTGCGAGTACGCACAATATGGTGCGGCTGGATAAGGATCTGCCAGCGGAACTGATGGCGCCCCTGGCCTGTGGCGTACAGACGGGGATGTCCGCCGTGTTGAATGTATTGCAGCCGAGCAGGGCAGACCGCGTGGCCATTTTTGGATGTGGCACCGTAGGTCTCGCCGCCATTATGGCCGCGGCGATTGCTGGTTGTCGGGAAATTATCGCGGTGGACCTGAATCCTGTGCGAACCGAGCTTGCGATGGAACTGGGGGCTACAGCATCCATCGTCACCCGGGATATTGACCTCGCTGAAGAATTGAAAAAGCACGGCGCGTTGAACGGCGCACTGGATGCTACCGGCAGTATTCCGTTAATTGAAACGGCGTTTCGCGCACTTGCACAGCGTGGTCAGTTGGTGTGTGCGGGTGTCAGCCCGCCCGGGAGGAATCTATCCATTCCACCCCGCGAACTCGTGTTTGGCGGTCGTGCCCTGCGTGGAACCGTTGAGGGGGATGCGAATCCGAAAACCTTTATTCCGCGAATGATCGAATATTATCGTGCCGGTCGGCTGCCGCTGGAAAAACTGGTGCGTACCTATCCCTTTACCAGCGTCAATCAGGCGCTGGCCGATCTTTCCACCGGGGCTGCTATCAAGCCGGTACTGATGATGTCAGACGAAAATACGCACTGA